From Pseudoleptotrichia goodfellowii, a single genomic window includes:
- a CDS encoding oligopeptide ABC transporter substrate-binding protein: MMKRTGTILVLFVLMLLTACSPGERKSQGGGEKADTSKFPVETSNNAPAVKDAVLKVAVVKDSPIVGLFNPVLYEDGPDGYILETFFNSQIFDVDENFEVTDTGMATLTVDASNKKATIKIKDGIKWSDGQPLTADDVIYAYEVVGNKDYTGIRYNDEDLKIVGMKEYHEGKAPNISGLKKIDDKTVEVSFTELGQGIYTVGNGLQGSALPKHYLKDVPIKDLPKSEKSRSKIVTLGAYTISNSVQGESLELKANEYYFKGKPKIEKVVVQVVGSNTISTALKSGEYDMVIQMPNEQYKVYKDYDNLEILGRQDLYYSYMGFKVGHYDKVKGENITDPNAKMSDVRLRQALAYGLDKDQMVNAFYDGLRESATSSVPPVYKKYFSKDIKGYPYDKEKAKKLLDEAGYKDKDGDGFREDKDGKPFEVRIAAMAQGDIAEPLVQFYIQQWKEIGIKAVLTTGRLIEFNSFYDKVQADDPEIDVFFAAWTVGTNLNPIEGAGRKSQFNLTRFVSDENDKLMAEVASPKTLEDPNYKAEAYKKWQEYYIDQAVEVPLTYRYRVVPVNKRVKNYYIGLDEATKGEGIHKWELTAKEPIKASK; encoded by the coding sequence ATGATGAAAAGAACAGGAACTATTTTAGTTCTATTTGTTTTAATGTTATTGACAGCTTGCAGTCCAGGCGAAAGAAAAAGCCAAGGAGGAGGCGAAAAAGCCGATACTTCAAAGTTTCCTGTAGAAACTTCCAATAATGCTCCTGCAGTAAAAGATGCGGTACTGAAAGTGGCAGTTGTAAAAGATTCTCCTATTGTAGGGTTATTTAATCCGGTATTATATGAAGATGGTCCGGATGGATATATATTGGAAACATTCTTTAATAGTCAAATCTTTGATGTAGATGAGAATTTTGAGGTTACAGATACAGGAATGGCTACATTAACAGTAGACGCTTCGAATAAAAAGGCAACAATAAAAATAAAAGACGGAATAAAATGGTCTGACGGTCAGCCTTTGACTGCAGATGACGTAATATACGCTTATGAAGTGGTAGGAAATAAAGATTACACAGGAATAAGATATAATGATGAAGACTTAAAAATAGTAGGTATGAAAGAGTATCACGAAGGAAAAGCACCTAATATTTCAGGATTGAAAAAAATAGATGATAAAACAGTAGAAGTATCATTTACAGAATTAGGACAGGGTATTTATACTGTAGGAAACGGACTTCAGGGATCGGCATTGCCTAAACATTATTTAAAAGATGTACCTATAAAAGATCTGCCAAAATCTGAAAAATCAAGAAGTAAAATAGTAACTTTGGGTGCATACACTATTTCCAACTCTGTTCAGGGAGAAAGTCTGGAATTAAAAGCTAACGAGTATTATTTTAAAGGAAAACCGAAAATAGAAAAAGTAGTAGTTCAGGTTGTAGGTTCTAATACAATATCAACAGCTCTAAAATCCGGAGAATACGATATGGTTATTCAAATGCCTAATGAGCAGTACAAAGTGTATAAAGACTACGATAACTTGGAAATATTAGGAAGACAGGATTTATACTATTCATATATGGGATTCAAAGTAGGGCATTATGATAAAGTAAAAGGAGAAAACATAACAGATCCTAATGCAAAAATGTCAGATGTAAGATTAAGACAGGCTCTTGCTTACGGACTTGACAAAGATCAAATGGTAAACGCTTTTTATGACGGTTTAAGAGAAAGTGCAACATCATCAGTACCGCCTGTTTATAAAAAATATTTCTCAAAAGACATAAAAGGTTATCCTTATGATAAAGAAAAAGCTAAAAAATTACTTGATGAAGCCGGATATAAAGATAAAGACGGTGACGGATTTAGAGAAGATAAAGACGGAAAACCTTTTGAAGTCAGAATAGCTGCAATGGCACAAGGGGATATAGCTGAACCATTGGTACAATTTTATATCCAACAATGGAAAGAAATAGGAATAAAAGCTGTATTAACTACAGGAAGACTTATAGAATTTAACAGTTTTTATGATAAAGTTCAGGCTGATGATCCTGAAATAGATGTGTTCTTTGCTGCATGGACAGTAGGAACGAACTTAAATCCTATAGAAGGTGCAGGAAGAAAATCCCAATTTAACCTTACAAGATTTGTTTCTGATGAAAATGATAAATTAATGGCTGAAGTTGCGAGTCCTAAAACATTGGAAGATCCTAACTATAAAGCCGAAGCATATAAAAAATGGCAGGAATACTATATAGATCAAGCAGTTGAAGTGCCTCTAACTTATAGATACAGAGTAGTACCTGTAAATAAAAGAGTAAAAAATTATTATATAGGACTTGATGAAGCTACAAAAGGTGAAGGAATACATAAATGGGAATTGACGGCTAAAGAGCCTATAAAAGCAAGTAAATAA
- a CDS encoding oligopeptide ABC transporter substrate-binding protein, translating to MRKIGTVMTLFILMLLISCGPGKKRSNAGDEAVDASKFPIETSNKDAAVKDAVLKVAIVKDSPLVGVFYEELYSDGFDGKIAETFFNNQIFEVDENFEVTDTGMATLSVDAANKKATIKIKDGIKWSDGQPLTADDVIYSYEVVGNKDYTGIRYNDDSTKIVGMKEYHEGKAPNISGLKKIDDKTVEVSFTELGQGVYTLGNGLRGTALPKHHLKDVPIKDLEKSELIRSKVVTLGAYSISNSVQGESLELKANENYFKGKPKIEKAVVQVVNSNTISQALKSGEYDMALRIPTDQYKVYKDYDNLEVLGRQELYYSYMGFKVGHYDKEKGENIPDPNAKMADVRLRQALAYGLDVDQMVKAFYNGLRERATSSVPPIFKKYFSKDIKGFPYDPEKAKKLLDEAGYKDVNGDGYREDKDGKPFEVRIASMAGGDIAEPLVQFYIQQWKEIGIKGVLSTGRLIEFNSFYEKVKADDPEIDVFFAAWTVGTNLNPIEGSGRKSMFNYPRFASDENDKLMAETASSKTLEDPNYKAEAYKKWQEYFIPQAVEVPLTYRYEMVPVNKRLKNFYIGFDEATKGEGIHKWELTAKEPIKASK from the coding sequence ATGAGAAAAATCGGAACAGTAATGACTTTGTTTATTTTAATGCTGCTAATATCATGCGGACCGGGGAAAAAGAGGAGTAATGCAGGGGACGAAGCAGTAGATGCTTCAAAATTTCCTATAGAAACATCCAATAAAGACGCAGCAGTAAAAGATGCGGTCTTAAAAGTAGCTATAGTTAAAGACTCGCCTCTTGTAGGAGTATTTTATGAGGAACTTTACTCAGACGGATTTGACGGAAAAATAGCGGAAACATTTTTCAATAATCAAATATTTGAAGTAGATGAAAATTTTGAAGTTACAGATACAGGAATGGCTACATTATCAGTAGATGCTGCAAATAAAAAAGCAACGATAAAAATAAAAGACGGAATAAAATGGTCTGACGGGCAGCCTTTGACTGCAGATGACGTAATATATTCTTATGAAGTAGTGGGAAATAAAGATTATACAGGAATAAGATATAATGATGATTCTACAAAAATAGTAGGAATGAAAGAATATCATGAGGGAAAAGCACCTAATATTTCAGGATTGAAAAAAATAGATGATAAAACTGTAGAAGTTTCGTTTACAGAATTAGGACAGGGAGTCTACACTTTAGGAAACGGACTTCGTGGAACAGCATTACCTAAACATCATTTGAAAGATGTACCGATAAAAGATTTGGAAAAATCGGAACTTATAAGAAGTAAAGTAGTAACTTTGGGAGCATACAGTATATCCAATTCGGTTCAGGGAGAAAGTTTGGAATTGAAAGCAAACGAAAATTACTTTAAAGGAAAACCGAAAATAGAAAAAGCAGTAGTTCAGGTTGTAAACTCCAATACAATATCTCAGGCTTTGAAGTCGGGAGAATATGACATGGCTTTAAGAATACCTACAGATCAGTATAAAGTATATAAAGACTATGATAACTTGGAAGTATTGGGAAGACAGGAATTATACTATTCTTACATGGGATTCAAAGTAGGTCATTATGATAAAGAAAAAGGAGAAAATATACCTGATCCCAATGCAAAAATGGCAGACGTAAGATTGAGACAGGCTCTTGCTTACGGACTTGATGTGGATCAGATGGTTAAAGCATTTTATAACGGATTAAGAGAAAGAGCAACATCATCAGTACCTCCGATATTTAAAAAATATTTCTCAAAAGATATAAAAGGATTCCCTTATGATCCTGAAAAAGCTAAAAAATTACTTGACGAAGCGGGATATAAAGATGTAAACGGTGACGGATACAGAGAAGATAAAGACGGAAAACCTTTTGAAGTGAGAATTGCTTCAATGGCAGGCGGAGATATAGCTGAACCGTTAGTACAGTTCTATATCCAACAATGGAAAGAAATAGGGATAAAAGGAGTGTTATCTACAGGAAGACTTATAGAATTTAACAGTTTCTATGAAAAAGTAAAAGCTGATGATCCTGAAATAGACGTATTCTTCGCTGCATGGACAGTAGGAACAAACTTAAACCCTATAGAAGGTTCAGGAAGAAAATCAATGTTTAACTATCCGAGATTTGCTTCTGATGAAAATGACAAATTAATGGCGGAAACTGCAAGTTCTAAAACATTGGAAGATCCTAATTATAAAGCCGAAGCATATAAAAAATGGCAGGAATATTTTATACCTCAGGCAGTTGAAGTACCTTTAACTTACAGATATGAAATGGTACCTGTAAATAAAAGATTGAAAAACTTCTATATAGGATTTGATGAAGCTACAAAAGGTGAAGGAATACATAAATGGGAATTGACAGCTAAAGAACCTATAAAAGCAAGTAAATAA
- a CDS encoding oligopeptide ABC transporter substrate-binding protein — protein sequence MKMKNAGSTLIMVIMCILMVACGPGNKKSNAEKDAVDASKFPIETSNNDPAVKDAVLKVAIVKDSPLVGIFYSELNKDGYDQDLVSSFFSNSIFDVDENFEVTDTGPATLTVNAPNKKATIKIKDGIKWSDGQPLTADDVIYSYEVIGNKDYTGPRYDDDSVKIVGMKEYHEGKANTISGLKKIDDKTVEVSFNELGQGVYTIGNGLQGSALPKHYLKDIPIKDLEKSEKVRSKIISLGAYNIVNAVQGESLELKANEYYFKGKPKIEKVIVQVVNSNTITAALKAGEYDMVIQMPSDQYNIYKDYDNLQILGRQELYYSYVGFKMGHFDKAKNENITDPNAKMADIRLRQALIYGLDVNQMVKAFYGGLRERATSSVPPAFKKYFSKDIEGFPYNTEKAKKLLDEAGYKDVNGDGYREDKNGKPFEVKIAAMAGGDIAEPLVQFYIQQWKEIGIKGVLSTGRLMEFNSFYEKLEADDPEIDVFFAAWAVGTNLNPVESAGRRSQFNLTRFGSDENDKLMAETSSPKTLEDPNYKAEAYKKWQEYYINQAVEVPLTYRYAIIPVNKRVKNYYIGRDSAKKGEGIHKWELTTKDPIKSSK from the coding sequence ATGAAGATGAAGAATGCAGGGTCGACATTAATTATGGTTATTATGTGTATATTAATGGTAGCTTGTGGACCGGGAAATAAAAAGAGTAATGCGGAAAAGGATGCGGTAGATGCTTCAAAATTTCCGATTGAAACATCGAACAATGATCCCGCAGTGAAAGATGCGGTATTGAAAGTGGCTATAGTTAAAGATTCGCCACTTGTAGGAATTTTTTATTCAGAGTTGAATAAAGACGGATATGATCAGGATTTAGTCAGTTCCTTTTTCAGTAACTCAATATTTGATGTAGATGAAAATTTTGAAGTTACAGATACAGGACCGGCTACACTGACAGTGAATGCACCGAATAAAAAAGCGACAATAAAAATAAAAGACGGAATAAAGTGGTCTGACGGTCAACCTTTGACAGCAGATGATGTAATATACTCTTATGAAGTGATAGGAAATAAAGATTATACAGGACCGAGATATGACGATGATTCTGTAAAAATAGTAGGAATGAAGGAATATCACGAGGGAAAAGCAAATACTATATCGGGATTGAAAAAAATAGATGATAAAACGGTAGAAGTATCTTTTAATGAATTGGGACAGGGAGTCTACACTATAGGAAACGGACTTCAAGGGTCGGCATTGCCTAAACACTATTTGAAAGATATACCGATAAAAGATTTGGAAAAATCGGAAAAAGTAAGAAGTAAAATTATAAGTTTGGGAGCATACAATATAGTTAATGCAGTTCAGGGAGAAAGCCTTGAATTGAAAGCCAACGAATATTACTTTAAGGGAAAACCGAAAATAGAAAAAGTAATAGTTCAGGTTGTAAACTCCAATACAATAACAGCGGCATTAAAAGCCGGAGAATATGATATGGTTATACAAATGCCGTCGGATCAGTACAACATTTACAAAGATTACGATAATTTACAAATATTGGGAAGACAGGAATTGTATTATTCTTATGTAGGATTTAAAATGGGACATTTTGATAAAGCAAAAAATGAAAATATAACAGATCCTAATGCAAAAATGGCAGATATAAGATTGAGACAGGCACTTATTTACGGACTTGACGTCAATCAAATGGTAAAAGCTTTCTACGGAGGATTAAGAGAAAGAGCAACGTCGTCAGTACCGCCTGCATTTAAAAAATATTTTTCAAAAGATATAGAAGGATTCCCTTATAATACCGAAAAAGCTAAAAAACTCCTTGATGAAGCGGGATATAAGGATGTAAACGGTGACGGATACAGAGAAGATAAGAACGGAAAACCTTTTGAAGTAAAAATCGCAGCAATGGCAGGTGGAGATATAGCTGAGCCGTTAGTACAGTTTTATATCCAACAATGGAAAGAAATAGGAATAAAAGGAGTATTAAGTACAGGAAGACTTATGGAGTTCAACAGTTTTTATGAAAAATTAGAAGCTGATGACCCTGAAATAGATGTGTTCTTTGCCGCATGGGCAGTAGGAACAAATCTGAATCCTGTAGAAAGTGCAGGAAGAAGATCACAGTTTAATCTCACAAGATTCGGCTCTGATGAAAATGATAAATTAATGGCTGAAACTTCAAGTCCGAAAACTCTTGAAGATCCTAATTATAAAGCCGAAGCATATAAAAAATGGCAGGAATATTATATAAATCAGGCAGTAGAAGTACCTTTGACTTACAGATATGCGATAATCCCTGTAAACAAAAGGGTAAAAAACTATTATATAGGACGTGACAGTGCTAAAAAAGGTGAAGGAATACATAAATGGGAATTAACGACTAAAGATCCGATAAAATCAAGCAAATAA
- a CDS encoding FAD-dependent oxidoreductase — translation MDFNLNLGALEEGKLKKIDENELYDVIVVGTGPAAMSASIYAVRKGLSVAQIGLKVGGQILDTNEIENIIGTPKTTGSEFAAAMEKHMKEYEIAFKEGHLVKEIKEDGKDKVLVTDDGKSYKTKTVIIATGAEWKQLNIPGENEYVGKGVHYCSTCDGPFYKNLDVAVIGGGNSGVEAALDLAGIAKHVTLLEFMPELKADMVLQNKLSERDNIKVITNAQTTSVEGTQFAEHLKYLDRATNTEKDLKIDGVFIEIGLSPKSGLVKGLAELNKMGEIIIDEYNMTSNKGIFAAGDVTAVKQKQIVVAIGEGAKAALGAFEYIIKKY, via the coding sequence ATGGACTTTAATTTGAACTTGGGAGCATTGGAAGAAGGAAAATTAAAAAAAATAGATGAAAATGAATTATATGATGTAATTGTAGTTGGAACAGGACCTGCAGCGATGTCGGCTTCTATTTATGCTGTAAGAAAAGGACTTTCTGTAGCACAGATAGGACTGAAAGTAGGAGGACAGATATTAGATACAAACGAAATTGAGAATATAATAGGAACTCCGAAAACTACAGGTTCCGAATTTGCAGCGGCAATGGAAAAACACATGAAAGAATACGAAATAGCCTTTAAAGAAGGACATCTTGTAAAAGAAATAAAAGAAGACGGAAAAGATAAAGTATTGGTAACTGATGACGGAAAAAGTTACAAAACAAAAACTGTAATAATAGCTACAGGTGCAGAATGGAAACAGTTGAATATTCCGGGAGAAAATGAATACGTCGGAAAAGGAGTACACTACTGTTCTACATGCGACGGACCTTTCTATAAAAATCTTGATGTAGCAGTTATCGGAGGAGGAAATTCGGGAGTGGAAGCTGCTCTTGATTTAGCAGGGATAGCAAAACATGTTACATTATTGGAGTTTATGCCCGAATTGAAAGCGGATATGGTTTTGCAAAACAAATTATCCGAAAGAGACAACATAAAAGTTATTACAAATGCTCAAACTACATCAGTTGAAGGAACTCAATTTGCAGAACACTTGAAATATCTCGACAGAGCAACTAATACTGAAAAAGATTTGAAAATAGACGGCGTTTTCATAGAAATAGGATTGTCGCCAAAAAGCGGATTGGTTAAAGGTTTGGCAGAATTAAATAAAATGGGAGAAATTATAATAGACGAATATAATATGACAAGCAATAAAGGGATTTTTGCTGCGGGAGATGTTACTGCCGTTAAGCAGAAACAAATAGTTGTGGCAATAGGAGAAGGAGCGAAAGCGGCACTTGGAGCTTTTGAATATATAATTAAGAAATATTAG
- a CDS encoding oligopeptide ABC transporter substrate-binding protein encodes MKLKNAGSVLIMIIMCVLMTACGPGEKKSNGGNGDKKEFKFPTETSNDGKAVSGGTLKVAMVKDSPIVGIFNYAMYKDGYDGDILDWFVGGYILDIDENFEVTDTGIATLAVDVPNKKVTIKIKDNMKWSDGQPVVADDVIYAYEVLGNKDYTGIRYNDESTKIVGMEEYHAGKTPNISGIKKVDDKTVEITFKQLGQGIYTATTNGLLRYALPKHYLQDVPIKDLEKSDKIRKNIVTVGPYTISNSVQGESLELKANEHYFRGKPKIEKVIIQVVNSQTIGAAMKAGEYDIALNIPTDLYKTYKDFDNLEVLGRQELYYSYMGFKMGHFDKAKGENVVDPDKKMSDLRLRQALAYGISTEEMVNAFYEGLREKATSSVPPVFKKYYPKDFKGFEYNLEKAKKLLDEAGYKDVDGDGYREDKNGKPLEIKIAAMSGGDIAEPLAQYYIQQWKQIGIKGVLATGRLIEFNSFYDKVEADDPEIDVYFAAWGVDTDPDPYGTAGRKAMFNYTRFASDENDKLMAEIASPKTLEDPNYKAEALIKWQEYYINQAVEVPLTYRYQLYPVNKRVKNFYVGYDAEKLGKMVHLVELTADAPIKAKN; translated from the coding sequence ATGAAATTGAAAAATGCAGGTTCAGTGCTGATTATGATTATTATGTGTGTGTTGATGACGGCTTGCGGGCCGGGAGAAAAGAAAAGTAACGGAGGAAACGGAGATAAAAAAGAATTTAAGTTTCCGACAGAAACATCTAATGACGGTAAAGCCGTTTCGGGAGGAACACTTAAAGTTGCCATGGTTAAAGATTCACCTATTGTAGGAATATTTAACTATGCAATGTATAAAGACGGATATGACGGAGATATTCTGGACTGGTTTGTAGGCGGTTATATTTTAGACATCGATGAAAATTTTGAAGTTACAGATACAGGTATTGCGACATTGGCTGTGGATGTTCCGAATAAAAAAGTAACGATAAAAATTAAAGACAATATGAAGTGGTCTGACGGACAGCCTGTAGTTGCAGATGATGTTATATATGCTTATGAAGTTCTTGGAAATAAAGATTATACGGGAATAAGATATAATGATGAAAGTACAAAAATAGTAGGAATGGAAGAATATCATGCAGGAAAAACTCCAAATATTTCAGGAATAAAAAAGGTTGATGACAAAACTGTAGAAATTACCTTTAAGCAATTAGGACAGGGAATATACACTGCTACAACAAACGGACTGTTAAGATACGCTTTACCGAAACACTATTTACAGGATGTACCGATAAAAGATTTGGAAAAATCCGATAAAATAAGAAAAAATATAGTAACAGTAGGACCTTATACTATATCAAATTCTGTACAGGGAGAAAGTTTGGAACTGAAAGCCAATGAGCATTATTTCAGAGGAAAACCGAAAATAGAAAAAGTAATTATACAGGTAGTAAACTCTCAAACAATAGGAGCCGCTATGAAAGCCGGAGAATACGACATTGCTTTAAATATACCGACAGATCTGTATAAAACATATAAAGATTTTGATAACTTGGAAGTGCTCGGAAGACAAGAATTGTATTATTCTTATATGGGATTTAAAATGGGACATTTTGATAAAGCTAAAGGAGAAAATGTTGTAGATCCTGACAAAAAAATGAGTGATTTAAGATTAAGACAGGCGTTAGCATATGGAATAAGTACTGAAGAAATGGTAAATGCTTTTTATGAAGGGTTGAGAGAAAAAGCTACTTCTTCTGTGCCGCCTGTATTTAAGAAATATTATCCTAAAGATTTCAAAGGATTTGAATACAATCTGGAAAAAGCTAAAAAGCTTTTGGATGAAGCAGGATACAAAGATGTGGACGGTGACGGATACAGAGAAGATAAGAATGGAAAACCTCTTGAAATAAAAATAGCTGCAATGTCGGGAGGAGATATAGCAGAACCATTAGCTCAATATTATATCCAACAATGGAAACAGATAGGGATAAAAGGGGTACTTGCAACAGGAAGACTTATAGAGTTTAACAGTTTTTATGATAAAGTGGAAGCTGACGATCCTGAAATAGATGTATATTTCGCTGCATGGGGAGTAGATACGGATCCTGATCCATATGGAACGGCAGGACGTAAAGCAATGTTTAACTATACAAGATTTGCTTCTGACGAAAACGATAAACTTATGGCTGAAATTGCAAGTCCGAAAACTTTGGAAGATCCTAATTATAAAGCCGAAGCATTGATAAAATGGCAGGAATATTACATAAATCAAGCAGTAGAGGTGCCTTTGACTTATAGATATCAGTTGTATCCGGTAAATAAAAGAGTAAAAAACTTTTATGTGGGATATGATGCTGAAAAATTAGGAAAAATGGTACATTTGGTAGAATTGACAGCTGATGCACCTATAAAAGCGAAAAACTAA
- a CDS encoding ABC transporter permease: protein MSKKKKNDNQNIGEKPTGISIILRELKKDKLAMGSVILLVTLFVIIFVSAALINQEDVMKISLLDKYARPGEGFWLGADYGGRDILGQLIIGARNSIIIGFTVTVLTSGLGIIVGLIAGYYGGVVDDLIMRLIDFIMILPTLMLVIVFITIVPRYNIFTFIMIMSAFYWVGTARLIRSKALSEGRRDYVHASKTMGTSDFKIIFREMLPNISSIIIVDSTLAFAGNIGIETGLSFLGFGLPPSIPSLGTLVGYATNPEVLSSKPWIWMPASILILVMMLCINYVGQALKRAADARQRLG, encoded by the coding sequence ATGAGTAAGAAGAAAAAAAATGATAATCAAAATATAGGTGAAAAACCTACAGGAATAAGTATTATATTAAGAGAGTTAAAAAAAGACAAACTGGCAATGGGCTCGGTAATATTGCTTGTAACATTGTTTGTAATTATATTTGTGAGTGCAGCTCTTATAAATCAGGAAGACGTTATGAAGATAAGTTTGCTTGATAAATATGCCAGACCGGGAGAAGGATTCTGGCTTGGAGCCGATTATGGAGGACGTGATATTTTAGGACAGCTTATAATAGGAGCAAGAAACTCTATAATTATAGGATTTACGGTAACAGTATTGACTTCAGGATTAGGTATTATAGTAGGGCTTATAGCCGGATATTACGGCGGAGTTGTAGATGATCTTATAATGAGATTGATAGATTTTATTATGATTTTGCCTACACTGATGCTTGTAATAGTATTTATAACAATAGTTCCGAGATATAATATTTTTACATTTATTATGATAATGAGTGCATTTTACTGGGTAGGAACTGCAAGACTTATAAGAAGTAAGGCTTTGTCCGAAGGAAGAAGAGATTATGTTCACGCTTCAAAAACTATGGGAACGAGTGATTTTAAAATAATATTCAGAGAAATGCTGCCGAATATAAGCTCCATTATTATAGTGGATTCAACATTGGCTTTTGCAGGAAATATAGGAATAGAAACAGGATTAAGTTTCTTAGGATTCGGATTACCGCCTTCAATTCCAAGTTTGGGAACGCTGGTCGGTTATGCTACAAACCCTGAAGTGTTGTCTTCAAAGCCTTGGATTTGGATGCCGGCATCAATATTAATACTAGTAATGATGTTATGTATAAACTATGTAGGACAGGCACTTAAAAGAGCCGCAGATGCAAGACAAAGATTGGGATAA
- the opp4B gene encoding oligopeptide ABC transporter permease, which translates to MWKTVLRRILVMIPQLFILSILIFILAKKMPGDPFTGLITPQTSPAVLEELRRKAGFYDPWHVQYIRWMTRAFKGDFGLSYAYKLPVSTLVGQRVNNTFILSLLSMILTYSIAIPLGMIAGRHQNSLIDKGVTFYNYVSYAIPTFVLSLIMVWLFGYTLGWFPTTGSVTIGLTPGSFKYFIDRLHHIMLPAITYALLNTTGTIQYLRNEVIDAKSLDYVKTARSKGVPENVVYSRHIFRNSILPIAAFFGYSITGLLSGSIFIEMIFSYPGMGNLFISSISTRDYSVVTTLILLFGFLTLLGSLLSDIILSIVDPRIRIE; encoded by the coding sequence ATGTGGAAAACGGTATTAAGAAGAATATTGGTAATGATACCTCAATTATTTATATTAAGTATATTAATATTTATACTGGCTAAAAAAATGCCGGGAGATCCTTTTACAGGGTTAATCACACCTCAAACAAGTCCCGCAGTATTGGAAGAATTAAGAAGAAAAGCAGGATTTTATGATCCGTGGCATGTTCAATATATAAGATGGATGACAAGAGCTTTTAAAGGTGATTTCGGATTAAGTTATGCTTATAAGTTGCCTGTCAGTACGTTAGTAGGACAAAGGGTAAACAATACTTTTATATTATCACTTTTAAGTATGATACTTACATATTCAATAGCGATACCTTTGGGAATGATAGCAGGGAGACATCAAAACTCGTTAATCGATAAAGGAGTTACTTTTTACAATTATGTGAGTTATGCAATACCTACATTCGTTTTATCACTTATTATGGTGTGGCTTTTCGGGTATACTTTAGGATGGTTTCCGACAACAGGGTCTGTTACTATAGGGCTGACACCGGGTTCATTCAAGTACTTTATAGACAGGTTACACCATATTATGCTTCCGGCTATAACTTATGCACTGTTGAATACAACCGGAACAATACAATACTTGAGAAATGAAGTTATTGATGCGAAATCTCTTGATTATGTAAAAACTGCAAGAAGTAAGGGTGTACCTGAAAATGTAGTTTATTCAAGACATATATTCAGAAATTCGATTTTGCCGATAGCTGCATTTTTCGGATATTCAATAACAGGATTATTAAGCGGTTCGATATTTATTGAAATGATATTCAGCTATCCGGGAATGGGTAACTTATTTATATCATCTATTTCTACAAGAGATTACAGTGTAGTTACGACATTGATATTATTGTTCGGATTTTTAACATTATTGGGAAGTTTATTGTCGGATATTATCTTAAGTATAGTAGATCCGCGAATAAGAATAGAGTAG